The Streptomyces virginiae genome includes a region encoding these proteins:
- a CDS encoding DEAD/DEAH box helicase, which yields MQKSGDIVLRPHQEEAVEAIVRGLDIPPGKHIPEAGLRATVVAACGTGKTFMAAAAALRLARHGRVLVLLPTLDLLTQTVREWRLAGHTGPAVAVCSLEDDPQLWQLDVRTTTSAPQLGLWHGRGPVTVYATYASLPVIAEAHEGAYGLPMDVFDLVIVDEAHRTSGSAGKAWADVHRQEVIPAMRRLYMTATPRIWMERAPRSQEREREEARRRAAEERREREEAEAEGRMWVARPRWDRLPKDLACSMDDVRVFGPVVYELSLASAISRGLLAKYQIVVAELTDPVVTPQRLNSEERYEEQLRGQRLAAVQTALLETMAAYGLQTTITFHHRTMEAEAFAVGLERVAARLHAVDPGRHPERVWSGWLCGEHQGSHRQSVLAEFGRRAGRAVLSNCRVLGEGVDIRATDSVALIDPKGSAVDIVQAIGRALRQKPGEGKMATLIVPVFLREGENPEDMLSSNSYRPLVRVLAGLRAHDEKAVEMLAIPQANQKRIVDPSRPVGKAPEEGEEESRLLLKFATPRDPALIAKWISYQVINTERQDWRRGAEAAYRYRQREGDLDVPYEHVEEAGAFPLGRWLSDQRRAYRAGTMTGERAAELEDLGVVWDTADAGFEANLGAARAYYELHGSLAAPRGVAIMDVQVGQWLTNIRRPGGLGKDPVRAERRAAQLAAIDPDWNPAVLGWTVDWQRHYAYLAQLLADGARPAAIVPGVTRHGDDVGRWLAAQRRNWDRLNTEQQRRLGALGVKKASRARKAAAKTTTEPGPQAGGDAFQKGLQALAQYVAREGGMPGRAVVERLPDGMEHRTGIWISNQKARRDRLDTAQLAALANLGIDWAR from the coding sequence ATGCAGAAGTCTGGTGACATCGTGCTGCGTCCTCACCAGGAGGAGGCGGTGGAGGCCATTGTCCGAGGGCTGGATATTCCTCCTGGGAAACACATTCCGGAGGCGGGTCTGCGGGCCACGGTGGTGGCCGCGTGCGGGACCGGGAAGACGTTCATGGCGGCCGCGGCGGCGCTCCGGCTCGCCCGGCACGGCCGGGTCCTGGTGCTCCTGCCGACCCTCGATCTCCTCACGCAGACGGTGCGGGAGTGGCGGCTGGCCGGGCACACCGGGCCGGCTGTCGCGGTGTGCTCGCTGGAGGACGACCCTCAGCTGTGGCAGCTCGACGTCCGGACCACGACGTCGGCGCCCCAGCTCGGGCTCTGGCACGGCCGCGGCCCCGTCACGGTGTACGCCACGTACGCCTCGCTGCCGGTCATCGCCGAGGCCCACGAGGGCGCGTACGGGCTACCGATGGACGTCTTCGACCTGGTGATTGTCGACGAGGCGCACCGCACGTCGGGGTCGGCGGGGAAGGCGTGGGCGGACGTCCACCGGCAGGAGGTCATCCCCGCAATGCGCCGGCTCTACATGACCGCGACCCCGCGGATCTGGATGGAGCGGGCGCCGAGGTCCCAGGAGCGGGAGCGGGAGGAGGCTCGCCGGCGCGCGGCGGAGGAGCGTCGGGAGCGTGAGGAGGCCGAGGCGGAGGGGCGGATGTGGGTGGCGCGGCCGCGGTGGGACCGGCTGCCGAAGGACCTCGCGTGCTCGATGGACGATGTGCGGGTGTTCGGGCCTGTTGTTTATGAGCTTTCGCTTGCTTCGGCTATTTCCCGGGGGCTTTTGGCGAAGTATCAGATCGTGGTGGCGGAACTCACCGACCCCGTCGTCACTCCACAACGGCTGAACAGTGAAGAGCGGTACGAGGAACAGTTGCGGGGGCAGCGGCTCGCGGCGGTGCAGACCGCGTTGCTGGAGACGATGGCGGCGTACGGGCTGCAGACCACCATCACGTTCCACCACCGAACCATGGAGGCAGAGGCCTTCGCCGTAGGGCTGGAGCGGGTCGCCGCGCGGCTGCACGCCGTCGACCCGGGGCGGCATCCCGAGCGGGTGTGGTCGGGCTGGTTGTGCGGGGAACACCAGGGCTCTCACCGGCAGTCCGTGCTCGCGGAATTCGGTCGCAGGGCCGGGCGTGCCGTGCTCTCGAATTGCCGGGTCCTGGGCGAGGGCGTCGATATTCGGGCCACGGACAGTGTGGCTCTGATCGATCCGAAGGGGTCGGCCGTCGATATCGTCCAGGCGATCGGGCGGGCTTTGCGGCAGAAGCCCGGCGAGGGGAAGATGGCCACCCTTATCGTGCCCGTGTTTCTGCGGGAGGGTGAAAATCCTGAGGACATGCTTTCGTCGAATTCCTATAGGCCTTTGGTACGGGTTTTGGCGGGATTGCGGGCGCATGATGAAAAGGCTGTGGAAATGCTCGCTATTCCTCAGGCGAATCAGAAAAGGATCGTGGACCCGTCGCGGCCGGTCGGGAAGGCGCCGGAGGAGGGTGAGGAGGAGTCACGGCTGCTGCTGAAGTTCGCGACGCCGCGGGACCCGGCGCTGATCGCGAAGTGGATCAGCTACCAGGTGATCAACACCGAACGGCAGGACTGGCGTCGGGGCGCCGAGGCCGCCTACCGGTACCGGCAGCGCGAAGGGGATCTGGACGTCCCGTACGAGCACGTGGAGGAGGCGGGGGCGTTCCCGCTCGGCAGGTGGCTGTCGGACCAGCGGCGGGCGTACCGGGCCGGGACGATGACCGGGGAGCGGGCGGCCGAGCTGGAGGATCTGGGGGTCGTGTGGGACACCGCCGACGCCGGTTTCGAGGCCAACCTCGGGGCGGCGCGGGCCTACTACGAGCTCCACGGGAGCCTGGCCGCGCCGCGGGGCGTGGCGATCATGGACGTCCAGGTCGGGCAGTGGCTCACGAACATCCGCCGCCCCGGCGGGCTCGGGAAGGACCCCGTACGCGCGGAGCGGCGGGCCGCTCAGCTGGCCGCGATCGATCCGGACTGGAACCCGGCCGTGCTGGGGTGGACGGTGGACTGGCAGCGGCACTACGCCTACCTCGCCCAGCTCCTCGCCGACGGCGCGCGGCCGGCCGCGATCGTGCCCGGGGTGACCCGGCACGGGGACGACGTCGGGCGGTGGCTCGCCGCGCAGCGCAGGAACTGGGACCGGCTGAACACCGAACAGCAGCGCCGGCTCGGTGCGCTCGGCGTGAAGAAGGCCTCACGGGCCCGCAAGGCGGCGGCGAAGACGACTACGGAGCCTGGGCCGCAGGCGGGCGGGGACGCCTTCCAGAAAGGCCTCCAGGCCCTCGCGCAGTACGTGGCGCGGGAGGGCGGGATGCCGGGGCGGGCCGTCGTCGAGCGGCTGCCCGACGGGATGGAGCACCGCACCGGCATCTGGATCAGCAACCAGAAAGCCCGACGCGACCGCCTCGACACCGCGCAACTCGCAGCCCTCGCCAACCTCGGCATCGACTGGGCGCGGTAG
- a CDS encoding SMI1/KNR4 family protein, producing MSSPVPSVRSSWDRIDAWLRVYAPASYEILAPPADPDRIEAAQTEMGLRFPVDLVDSLLCHDGLLEWGNLFPGEMPQPVVLIVDHWRMCEEIAGDDDDLRGSSGPSGEPWWHVRWIPWAHGDGDAQVIDMREGPEQGRLGTACHDGTGHFGEGWPSLAAYLAEVADVLDHGGMVDGCVPYLTGDGELWWSFEGDTDLNGAPLIPAPAPGREKALAARAGWSLAELLGPPVGPPDDGATAIEAVAADWGVVLPADYVAVAAAYGDAMISDYLYFCGARNLRVYGEEWSHRLAGSPAVPCPVLPSPGGALLWGHTIEGDRLLLVPQVDGAWTVSAFRRGWGDWHDTGLGFGEWFRAALAGALATDWLPQWETGPHPVERVHPRTV from the coding sequence ATGAGTTCCCCTGTGCCGTCGGTCCGTTCGTCGTGGGACCGCATTGATGCCTGGCTGCGCGTGTACGCCCCCGCCTCGTACGAGATCCTTGCGCCTCCTGCGGATCCCGACCGGATCGAGGCGGCACAAACGGAGATGGGTTTGCGCTTCCCGGTCGACCTCGTCGATTCCTTGCTCTGCCACGACGGCCTGTTGGAGTGGGGCAACCTGTTTCCGGGGGAGATGCCGCAACCGGTTGTGCTGATCGTGGACCACTGGCGGATGTGTGAGGAGATCGCGGGGGACGACGACGACCTCCGCGGTTCTTCCGGGCCGTCGGGCGAGCCCTGGTGGCATGTTCGGTGGATCCCCTGGGCCCATGGCGACGGGGACGCGCAGGTGATCGATATGCGCGAGGGCCCGGAGCAGGGGCGGCTGGGTACCGCGTGCCACGACGGCACCGGCCACTTCGGCGAGGGCTGGCCTTCGCTGGCCGCCTATCTGGCGGAGGTGGCCGACGTCCTGGACCACGGGGGTATGGTCGACGGCTGCGTGCCCTACCTGACCGGCGACGGCGAGCTGTGGTGGTCCTTCGAAGGCGACACCGACCTGAACGGCGCCCCATTGATACCCGCGCCCGCCCCGGGAAGGGAAAAGGCCCTCGCGGCGCGAGCCGGCTGGAGCCTGGCCGAGTTGCTGGGGCCTCCGGTCGGGCCGCCGGATGACGGCGCCACCGCGATCGAGGCGGTCGCCGCTGACTGGGGAGTCGTCCTGCCGGCGGACTACGTGGCCGTAGCAGCTGCGTACGGCGACGCCATGATCTCCGACTACCTGTACTTCTGCGGCGCCCGGAACCTGCGTGTGTACGGGGAGGAATGGAGCCATCGGCTGGCGGGCTCCCCTGCCGTGCCCTGCCCCGTCCTGCCGTCCCCCGGAGGGGCGCTGCTCTGGGGGCACACCATCGAGGGTGATCGACTTCTGTTGGTCCCCCAGGTGGACGGTGCCTGGACCGTATCGGCGTTCCGCAGGGGATGGGGCGACTGGCACGATACCGGGCTCGGCTTCGGCGAGTGGTTCCGCGCAGCCCTCGCCGGTGCGCTCGCCACCGACTGGCTGCCGCAGTGGGAGACGGGCCCCCACCCCGTCGAACGAGTGCATCCTCGGACCGTCTGA
- a CDS encoding DUF4238 domain-containing protein, with translation MGKASSAKRAAKVGGTRDHTVPQMYLRHFARHAARRKYELMVRRLGRIGEPFPVTPTGIAAETGYYWGISADGVPHHAVEELFTSLEGRADSVLKVLLNDPEWALTPQWPLGPDQRHVLAWWMAAQILRTTRQRKRLTHRRAQAPDLTAVPDEVHQLAENNPHLRYIVENIVTLAITLEARPWALGFSDMCLLTSDTPVVVWNRPDEEDQIRAAALSDIMLPLDPHRFLFLPGPVTRQDDRRKEVDHLMHARGAVGMALVGVAYDVADQFVIHHPEHDPWKHWKPTGPSQPKSWEGETHSGPQYVLQYAVFPPDQNIERRWTIEHPPPRTPAAAHS, from the coding sequence GTGGGTAAGGCATCGTCGGCGAAGCGCGCGGCCAAGGTCGGAGGCACCCGGGATCACACAGTGCCTCAGATGTATTTGAGGCATTTCGCTCGGCACGCGGCACGCCGCAAGTATGAGTTGATGGTGCGACGGCTCGGCAGGATCGGCGAGCCGTTTCCCGTGACGCCTACCGGTATCGCTGCCGAGACCGGCTACTACTGGGGCATCAGCGCGGATGGAGTCCCTCACCACGCCGTTGAGGAGCTGTTCACCTCCCTGGAAGGTCGCGCCGACTCCGTGTTGAAGGTCCTGCTGAACGACCCCGAGTGGGCCCTCACGCCGCAATGGCCGCTGGGCCCGGACCAGCGCCACGTCCTCGCCTGGTGGATGGCCGCCCAGATCCTGCGCACCACCCGCCAGCGCAAGCGCCTCACCCACCGGCGGGCACAAGCGCCAGACCTCACCGCCGTTCCCGACGAGGTGCACCAGCTCGCCGAGAACAACCCGCACCTGCGCTACATCGTCGAGAACATCGTCACGCTGGCCATCACCCTGGAAGCCCGCCCGTGGGCGCTCGGCTTCAGCGACATGTGCCTACTGACCAGCGACACCCCCGTCGTCGTCTGGAACCGCCCCGACGAAGAGGACCAGATACGCGCCGCCGCACTGAGCGACATCATGCTCCCGCTCGACCCCCACCGCTTCCTGTTCTTGCCAGGGCCCGTGACCCGACAGGACGACCGCCGCAAGGAGGTGGATCACCTGATGCACGCGAGGGGCGCCGTCGGTATGGCGCTCGTGGGGGTGGCGTACGACGTGGCCGACCAGTTCGTGATCCACCACCCGGAGCACGACCCCTGGAAACACTGGAAACCGACCGGCCCCTCACAGCCGAAGTCCTGGGAGGGCGAGACGCACTCCGGTCCGCAGTATGTACTGCAGTACGCCGTGTTCCCGCCCGATCAGAACATCGAACGCCGCTGGACCATCGAACACCCGCCCCCGCGCACTCCAGCTGCTGCTCACTCCTGA
- a CDS encoding DUF4238 domain-containing protein encodes MNATHISTQHLVSQVLLREFTMPGPGGRQLLPFDVQNPKRRQKLKGPRACGAAKDFVAFDSATAEDLWNSVETHVPLALTAAKAGSPFAHPPHVEVLRNLVVLHYVRSHRYQSVHTAAFKTVSGKVRSELLKRFPEPLRREALRQTGLHLPGPGSLGSFAERLIAQSEVTRSFGNGELFRTSIEDMFNKVRDMAAAEWHLEVLAPENGQFLIGDTPAVTLRTDVRPFPINMAFGDAHTLVLPIGPRHLLALGPKNLTGRISKAAVDELNAVQIRAADRYVYMHPRSGLETFARDKAAQYR; translated from the coding sequence GTGAACGCGACACACATATCCACGCAGCACCTCGTCTCCCAGGTGCTTCTCCGGGAGTTCACGATGCCTGGCCCCGGCGGCCGACAGCTTCTGCCGTTCGACGTACAGAACCCGAAGCGGCGGCAGAAACTCAAGGGGCCCCGGGCATGCGGCGCGGCCAAGGACTTCGTGGCCTTCGACTCCGCGACTGCAGAGGACCTGTGGAATTCGGTAGAGACGCATGTACCACTTGCCCTCACCGCTGCGAAGGCTGGCAGTCCGTTCGCCCACCCCCCGCATGTGGAGGTGCTGCGCAACCTGGTCGTGCTCCACTATGTACGGTCGCATCGCTACCAAAGCGTGCACACTGCCGCGTTCAAAACGGTCAGCGGCAAGGTCCGCAGCGAACTCCTCAAGCGCTTTCCGGAGCCCCTACGCCGTGAGGCACTGCGCCAGACTGGGCTCCATCTGCCCGGTCCCGGCTCCCTCGGCTCCTTTGCCGAGCGCCTCATCGCGCAATCCGAGGTCACCCGGAGTTTCGGGAACGGCGAGCTGTTCCGCACCAGCATCGAGGACATGTTCAACAAAGTCCGCGACATGGCGGCGGCCGAGTGGCATCTGGAGGTACTGGCTCCGGAGAACGGGCAGTTCCTGATCGGGGACACCCCGGCCGTGACCCTGCGCACGGACGTCAGGCCCTTCCCGATCAACATGGCCTTCGGTGATGCCCACACCCTCGTCCTGCCCATCGGTCCCAGGCATCTACTGGCCCTCGGACCGAAGAACTTGACGGGCAGGATTTCCAAGGCCGCAGTCGACGAGCTCAACGCCGTACAGATCCGAGCAGCCGACCGCTACGTCTACATGCATCCGCGCAGCGGACTGGAGACCTTCGCCCGAGACAAGGCCGCCCAGTACCGCTGA
- a CDS encoding helix-turn-helix domain-containing protein, whose translation MGRPELPVDHTVPARGELAVALRELRAAARLTYDDLAVSTGVSAATLKRASSGRSVPSWQTVQAIVDACGDPDGAVGHLWQRARISERDRLKGLRRPGSPELVTTAGDFSEALEYFYERAGALPLRRLQALAGGSHVLPVSTAARIVRRQALPASRQQCIAYLTACGIGLRLLRRWADAYDRITAPRTTVRGLSDADAALAIRNMSSERIGEGIRLLDLRHDPSQYAYAVARGRTFVEELLADPVRETWLPTERHHPPSRRPRAA comes from the coding sequence ATGGGACGTCCTGAACTCCCGGTCGACCACACCGTCCCGGCGCGCGGCGAGCTGGCCGTCGCGCTGCGGGAGCTGCGCGCTGCGGCACGCCTCACCTACGACGACCTCGCGGTGAGCACCGGGGTGTCGGCGGCGACACTCAAGCGTGCGTCCTCGGGCCGGAGCGTGCCGTCCTGGCAGACGGTCCAGGCGATCGTCGACGCCTGCGGCGACCCGGACGGCGCCGTGGGGCACCTGTGGCAGCGCGCCCGGATCAGCGAGCGCGACCGCCTGAAGGGGCTGCGCCGGCCCGGTTCGCCCGAGCTGGTGACGACGGCGGGGGACTTCAGCGAGGCGCTGGAGTACTTCTACGAGCGGGCCGGCGCTCTGCCGCTGCGCCGGCTCCAGGCGCTGGCGGGCGGGTCGCACGTGCTGCCGGTCAGCACGGCCGCGCGGATCGTGCGCCGACAGGCGCTGCCGGCCAGCCGCCAGCAGTGCATCGCCTACCTCACGGCCTGCGGGATCGGGCTGCGCCTGCTGCGGCGCTGGGCGGACGCCTACGACCGGATCACCGCCCCGCGCACCACCGTCCGGGGGCTGAGCGATGCGGATGCAGCCCTGGCCATCAGGAACATGTCCTCCGAACGCATCGGCGAGGGCATCCGCCTCCTCGATTTGCGCCACGATCCCAGCCAATATGCATATGCCGTCGCGCGGGGAAGGACGTTCGTGGAGGAGCTGCTTGCCGACCCGGTGAGGGAGACCTGGCTCCCGACTGAGCGGCATCATCCTCCGTCGCGGCGTCCGCGGGCGGCGTGA
- a CDS encoding helix-turn-helix transcriptional regulator: MSEVKVTTAHDPVSAVDALLSAGQTPLLPPAYRGPLRRAAGLTQRQVAQAVGVKPLQIIRWEAGEAEPRLGERRAAYSRLLQGLAQQHPDVIASTEVP, translated from the coding sequence ATGTCGGAGGTGAAGGTGACAACCGCTCATGACCCCGTGTCAGCCGTGGACGCGCTGCTGAGTGCCGGCCAGACGCCGCTCTTGCCCCCTGCCTACAGGGGACCTCTACGGCGCGCCGCGGGACTGACCCAACGCCAGGTGGCCCAAGCCGTCGGTGTCAAGCCTCTCCAGATCATCCGATGGGAGGCAGGGGAGGCCGAGCCGCGCCTTGGTGAGCGCCGAGCCGCATACAGTCGTCTGCTCCAAGGGCTGGCCCAGCAGCACCCTGACGTCATCGCGTCAACCGAAGTCCCATAG
- a CDS encoding UTRA domain-containing protein, protein MRTGAGHQPNSVSETVSARMPTEDEAAQLRIGSRVRVISVERLTRDAQSRAPEVIEVSLQLTASRSPMTTCP, encoded by the coding sequence ATGCGCACCGGAGCAGGACACCAGCCCAATAGTGTTAGCGAGACTGTCAGCGCTCGGATGCCGACGGAGGACGAAGCCGCTCAACTGCGCATCGGTAGCCGAGTCCGGGTCATCAGCGTCGAGCGACTCACCCGCGATGCACAGAGCCGTGCTCCGGAAGTGATCGAGGTGTCGCTCCAGCTGACCGCCTCCAGATCGCCGATGACCACTTGCCCTTGA